A stretch of the Corynebacterium maris DSM 45190 genome encodes the following:
- the murC gene encoding UDP-N-acetylmuramate--L-alanine ligase has product MSGVARILIDRGSVVSGSDAKDSRPVRLLEQAGAHIAVGHDAGNLSLTGQPPTVVVTSFAAIPQDNPELVAARDHGIPVIRRSELLAELMAGSRQVLFAGTHGKTSTTSMAVVAMQAAGLDPSFAIGGQLNKAGTNAHHGTGDSFVAEADESDASLLGYRPDVAVVTNIEPDHLDYFKTQEAYFQVFADFAERVTDSGHLVVCLDDDNAAGLGSQAAARGMAVLGYGTTAALQRHPDIAPGVEITGLRPTETGSEISVRLWVDGRGTRLAEPVEQAYALAMPGEHMALNSAAALLAGVLAGGGDDEIIRGLGEFTGVRRRFEYHGTVAEGVYAGVRVYDDYAHHPTEVEAVLKAARQTVEAEVADDEGTRDRGRVVACFQPHLYSRTIEFAEEFAQALSLADAVVVLDIFGARETPVEGVSSRIITDRITDDGVRVAYEASFIDAPATVASMTEPGDLVITMGAGTVTMLAPEILSELGG; this is encoded by the coding sequence ATGTCCGGCGTCGCCCGCATCCTCATAGACCGGGGCTCCGTCGTCTCCGGCTCCGACGCGAAGGACTCCCGCCCCGTACGCCTCCTCGAACAAGCCGGCGCCCACATCGCCGTGGGCCACGACGCGGGCAACCTCTCGCTGACCGGGCAGCCGCCCACCGTCGTAGTGACCTCCTTCGCCGCAATCCCGCAGGACAACCCCGAGCTCGTCGCCGCCCGCGACCACGGCATCCCGGTCATCCGCCGCTCCGAGCTGCTCGCCGAATTGATGGCGGGCAGCCGCCAGGTGCTCTTCGCCGGCACCCACGGCAAGACCTCCACGACGTCGATGGCGGTCGTCGCCATGCAGGCCGCCGGGCTGGACCCCTCCTTCGCCATCGGCGGGCAACTGAACAAGGCTGGCACCAACGCCCACCACGGCACCGGCGACTCCTTCGTCGCCGAAGCCGACGAATCGGACGCCTCCCTGCTCGGCTACCGGCCGGACGTGGCCGTGGTGACCAACATCGAGCCCGACCACCTGGACTACTTTAAAACCCAGGAAGCCTACTTCCAGGTCTTCGCCGACTTCGCCGAACGCGTCACCGACTCCGGCCACCTGGTCGTCTGCCTCGACGACGACAACGCCGCCGGGCTCGGCTCCCAGGCAGCGGCGCGCGGCATGGCCGTCCTCGGCTACGGCACGACCGCCGCCCTGCAGCGCCACCCCGACATCGCGCCGGGCGTGGAGATCACGGGGCTGCGCCCGACGGAGACCGGTTCGGAGATCTCCGTGCGTCTGTGGGTCGACGGGCGGGGCACGCGCCTGGCGGAGCCGGTGGAGCAGGCCTACGCTCTGGCGATGCCGGGCGAGCACATGGCGTTGAACTCCGCGGCGGCGTTGCTGGCCGGCGTGCTGGCCGGCGGCGGCGACGACGAGATCATTCGCGGGCTGGGGGAGTTCACCGGCGTGCGCCGTCGTTTCGAGTACCACGGCACCGTGGCAGAGGGGGTGTACGCCGGCGTGCGCGTCTACGACGATTACGCGCACCACCCGACGGAGGTGGAAGCGGTGCTCAAGGCCGCCCGCCAGACGGTGGAGGCGGAGGTCGCCGACGACGAGGGCACCCGCGACCGCGGCCGGGTCGTGGCGTGTTTCCAGCCGCACCTGTATTCCCGCACCATCGAGTTCGCGGAGGAATTCGCCCAGGCGCTGTCGTTGGCCGACGCGGTGGTCGTGCTCGACATCTTCGGCGCCCGCGAGACTCCCGTCGAGGGCGTGAGCAGCCGCATCATCACCGACCGCATCACCGACGACGGCGTCCGGGTCGCCTACGAGGCCAGCTTCATCGACGCACCGGCGACCGTGGCGTCGATGACGGAGCCCGGTGACCTGGTGATCACGATGGGCGCGGGCACCGTCACGATGCTCGCCCCGGAAATCCTCAGCGAGCTCGGCGGATAA
- the murG gene encoding undecaprenyldiphospho-muramoylpentapeptide beta-N-acetylglucosaminyltransferase, translating into MTFTVALAGGGTAGHIEPALAVGEALQTRHDATVIALGTERGLETDIVPDRGFALHLIQPVPVPRKISADLLALPFKVARSVWQARRIFTREGVDAVFGTGGYVSAPAYLAAKSLRLPFYVHESNAIAGAANKLGVKLGGVGFNAVADSGMSGQVVGVPVRPGLGDDPDGEAAARGRERWGLDPDRPVVLVTGGSQGAASLNEAVADARERLIASGYQILHAYGKKNEAPAELAYHIAVPYIEDMAAAYAAADLIVCRAGAMTVAEVTAARLPAIYVPLPHGNGEQGLNADEVVAAGAALRVADETLTGDWLAGEVDKIFTEPGRLAEMRTAYDSTGAGDVAATLADRIAATASPKENFQ; encoded by the coding sequence ATGACTTTCACCGTCGCCCTGGCCGGCGGAGGCACGGCCGGCCACATCGAACCGGCGCTCGCCGTCGGCGAGGCCCTGCAGACCCGCCACGACGCCACGGTCATCGCACTGGGCACCGAACGCGGCCTGGAGACCGACATCGTCCCCGACCGCGGCTTCGCCCTGCACCTGATCCAGCCGGTGCCGGTGCCCAGGAAGATCTCCGCGGACCTCCTGGCGTTGCCGTTCAAGGTGGCACGCTCGGTGTGGCAAGCCCGCCGCATCTTCACCCGGGAAGGCGTCGACGCCGTGTTCGGCACCGGCGGCTACGTCTCCGCGCCGGCCTACCTGGCCGCCAAATCCCTGCGACTGCCGTTTTACGTCCATGAGAGCAACGCCATCGCCGGCGCCGCCAACAAACTCGGCGTCAAACTCGGCGGCGTCGGTTTCAACGCCGTCGCCGACTCCGGCATGTCGGGCCAGGTCGTCGGTGTTCCGGTGCGCCCGGGCCTCGGGGACGACCCAGACGGGGAGGCCGCCGCCCGCGGACGCGAGCGATGGGGGCTCGACCCGGACCGCCCCGTCGTCCTGGTCACCGGCGGCTCCCAAGGCGCGGCGTCGCTCAACGAGGCCGTCGCCGACGCCCGGGAGCGGCTCATCGCCTCCGGCTACCAGATCCTCCACGCCTACGGGAAGAAGAACGAGGCGCCGGCCGAACTCGCGTACCATATCGCCGTGCCCTACATCGAGGACATGGCCGCCGCCTACGCCGCGGCCGACCTCATCGTCTGCCGCGCCGGGGCCATGACCGTCGCCGAGGTCACCGCCGCCCGCCTGCCCGCCATCTATGTGCCCCTGCCGCACGGCAACGGCGAGCAGGGACTCAACGCCGACGAAGTCGTCGCCGCAGGCGCCGCCTTGCGCGTCGCCGACGAGACGCTGACAGGCGACTGGCTGGCCGGGGAAGTGGACAAGATCTTCACCGAACCGGGCCGTCTGGCAGAGATGCGGACCGCCTACGACTCCACCGGCGCCGGCGACGTCGCCGCGACCCTGGCCGACCGCATCGCCGCCACCGCCTCACCCAAGGAGAACTTCCAGTGA
- a CDS encoding FtsW/RodA/SpoVE family cell cycle protein — protein sequence MTTTREPAPGQNRGRSAGAFGAVAAHMSRQPGLDYLMIRIIVLALTGIGVVMVFSSSMTWSALDGATVWGEATRHALMVFVGLVAFWAALKIPLRWVRMLAPWLMILTIILLILVLTPLGVGRESVGSQSWLPIGPVQIQPSEVARVTFAIWGASFLAGHRHTATNLRSPFTWYTLVAILCFGLIIAQGDLGMAMSFGVVVAFTLIFAGVDWRLVAAALVIAVLGLVAVFVGGGFRAARFHTYFDAFSGNFQDTQGSAFQSYQGFLSLADGSLTGVGLGQSRAKWFYLPEAKNDFIFAIIGEELGLIGGGLVILLFCLLGIFGLRTALRAQNQFQALLAGTLTIGVVSQAFINIGYVVGLLPVTGVQLPMISAGGTAAIITLASMGLLASVARHEPQCVSGMQSYGRPLFDRLFFLREPGLEGEKKRPEDRTKKNNERRFGEPVTAVRPRAEQRTEARHPGGSVESDYQPQRPRPTRGGDARRPRRR from the coding sequence ATGACCACCACCCGAGAACCCGCCCCCGGCCAGAACCGCGGCCGTTCCGCGGGTGCGTTCGGCGCCGTCGCCGCCCACATGTCCCGTCAGCCGGGACTGGATTACCTCATGATCCGCATCATCGTGCTGGCGCTGACCGGCATCGGCGTGGTCATGGTCTTCTCCTCCTCCATGACGTGGTCCGCCCTCGACGGCGCCACCGTCTGGGGAGAGGCCACCCGCCACGCCCTCATGGTCTTCGTCGGACTGGTCGCCTTCTGGGCGGCGCTGAAAATCCCGCTCAGATGGGTGCGGATGCTGGCGCCGTGGCTGATGATCCTCACGATCATCCTGCTGATCCTGGTGCTCACCCCGTTGGGCGTGGGCAGAGAATCGGTCGGCTCGCAGTCGTGGCTGCCGATCGGCCCCGTCCAAATCCAGCCCTCGGAGGTCGCCAGGGTCACCTTCGCCATCTGGGGGGCGTCGTTTCTGGCGGGACACCGACACACCGCGACGAACCTGCGCAGCCCGTTCACCTGGTACACGCTGGTCGCGATCCTCTGCTTCGGCCTGATCATCGCCCAGGGCGATTTGGGCATGGCCATGTCCTTCGGCGTGGTCGTGGCTTTCACCCTGATCTTCGCCGGCGTGGATTGGCGCCTGGTCGCCGCCGCCTTAGTGATCGCGGTCTTAGGGCTGGTGGCGGTGTTCGTCGGCGGCGGTTTCCGCGCGGCCCGCTTCCACACCTACTTCGACGCTTTCTCCGGTAATTTCCAGGACACCCAAGGTTCGGCGTTCCAGTCCTACCAAGGCTTTTTGTCGCTGGCGGACGGTTCGTTGACCGGCGTGGGCCTGGGGCAGTCCCGCGCCAAGTGGTTCTACTTGCCCGAGGCCAAAAACGACTTCATCTTCGCCATCATCGGGGAAGAACTCGGACTGATCGGCGGCGGACTGGTGATCCTGCTGTTCTGCCTCCTGGGCATCTTCGGCCTGCGTACCGCGCTGCGCGCCCAGAACCAGTTCCAGGCGCTGCTGGCCGGCACCCTGACCATCGGCGTGGTCTCCCAGGCGTTCATCAACATCGGCTACGTCGTGGGCCTGCTGCCGGTCACCGGCGTGCAGCTGCCGATGATCTCCGCCGGCGGCACCGCGGCGATCATCACGCTGGCGTCGATGGGGCTGTTGGCCTCGGTGGCGCGTCACGAGCCGCAGTGCGTCTCCGGGATGCAGAGCTACGGACGCCCGCTCTTCGACCGCCTCTTCTTCCTCCGCGAGCCCGGCCTGGAGGGCGAGAAGAAACGCCCCGAGGACCGCACCAAGAAAAACAATGAACGGCGCTTCGGTGAACCAGTCACCGCGGTACGTCCCCGGGCGGAGCAGCGCACGGAGGCGCGACACCCTGGTGGTAGCGTCGAATCGGATTATCAGCCTCAGCGCCCCCGCCCCACCCGGGGCGGCGACGCCCGACGCCCGAGGAGGCGCTAG
- the murD gene encoding UDP-N-acetylmuramoyl-L-alanine--D-glutamate ligase, with protein MDVLTRLRAGHVLVTGAGVSGVGVSRLLVDLGCSVVLVDDDVHARITACEATGARPASTDDARIFIDSEVVSAVVTSPGWRPDTPLLTYAQQVGLDILGDVELAYRLDRAGAFGAPRTWLVVTGTNGKTTTTAMLADIMAAHSATTGLRAQAVGNIGLAVADALTAVPRVDVLAAELSSFQLHWSSELTPGAGVLLNLAEDHIDWHGSFADYAAAKAKVLRGKHAVIGADDAEVRRLADATGRDDVVGFTLGAPAAGQLGIVDGRLVDRTGDDVDLGPAEGLEPAGPAGQLDALAAAAIARTQGVGGDTIARALAEFTVDGHRGAVVHRGVGQWVDNSKATNPHAAAAALAGRDKVLWIAGGQLKGADVENLIREHAHRLSGAALLGVDRQILADALAAHAPDVEVFISDATDPEQAMNEAVGWAAGRVTDEQTVLLAPAAASLDMFTGMGHRGDVFAVAARRHDQPQRK; from the coding sequence ATGGACGTGTTGACCCGACTACGCGCCGGCCACGTGCTGGTCACCGGCGCCGGCGTCTCCGGCGTCGGCGTCTCCCGCCTGTTGGTCGACCTGGGCTGCTCCGTCGTGCTCGTCGACGACGACGTCCACGCCCGGATCACCGCCTGCGAGGCCACCGGCGCCCGCCCCGCCTCCACCGACGACGCCCGCATCTTCATCGACTCGGAGGTCGTCTCCGCGGTGGTCACCTCACCCGGCTGGCGGCCGGACACGCCCCTGCTGACCTACGCCCAGCAGGTGGGCCTGGACATCCTCGGCGACGTGGAGCTGGCCTACCGCCTGGACCGCGCCGGAGCTTTCGGCGCCCCGCGCACCTGGCTCGTGGTCACCGGCACCAACGGCAAGACCACCACCACCGCGATGCTCGCCGACATCATGGCCGCCCACTCCGCCACGACCGGGCTGCGCGCCCAGGCCGTCGGCAACATCGGACTCGCCGTCGCCGACGCCCTGACCGCCGTCCCGCGCGTGGACGTGCTCGCCGCGGAGCTGTCCAGCTTTCAGCTGCACTGGTCGAGCGAACTGACCCCCGGCGCCGGCGTGCTGCTCAACCTCGCCGAGGACCACATCGACTGGCACGGCTCCTTCGCTGACTACGCGGCCGCCAAGGCCAAGGTGCTGCGCGGCAAACACGCCGTCATCGGCGCCGACGACGCCGAAGTCCGCCGCCTGGCGGACGCCACCGGCCGCGACGACGTCGTGGGCTTCACCCTCGGCGCACCCGCCGCGGGCCAGCTCGGAATCGTCGATGGACGCCTCGTCGACCGCACCGGCGACGACGTCGACCTGGGCCCCGCGGAGGGGCTGGAACCGGCGGGGCCCGCCGGGCAACTCGACGCCCTGGCCGCCGCCGCGATCGCCCGCACCCAGGGGGTGGGCGGGGACACCATCGCCCGCGCACTGGCGGAGTTCACCGTCGACGGCCACCGCGGCGCCGTCGTGCACCGCGGAGTGGGGCAGTGGGTGGACAACTCCAAGGCCACCAACCCGCACGCCGCCGCCGCGGCGCTGGCCGGGCGGGACAAAGTGCTCTGGATCGCCGGCGGCCAACTCAAGGGCGCCGACGTGGAGAACCTGATCCGCGAACACGCCCACCGACTCAGCGGCGCCGCCCTGCTCGGCGTGGACCGGCAGATCCTGGCCGACGCGCTGGCGGCGCACGCCCCCGACGTGGAGGTCTTCATCTCCGACGCCACGGACCCGGAACAGGCCATGAACGAGGCGGTGGGATGGGCCGCGGGCCGGGTCACCGACGAGCAGACGGTCCTGCTGGCCCCCGCCGCGGCCTCCCTGGACATGTTCACCGGCATGGGACACCGCGGCGACGTCTTCGCCGTCGCCGCCCGCCGACACGACCAGCCCCAAAGGAAGTAA
- the mraY gene encoding phospho-N-acetylmuramoyl-pentapeptide-transferase has translation MTQIIIAGVVAFLTAIFLTPGLIRYFSSEGIGQEIREDGPQTHLSKRGTPTMGGIAILAGITVAYLASGFYAMATGSGGFTATGWLILGLTLSLGAVGFADDFIKLFQGRNLGLNSGQKLLAQLLIAVIFGLLILQFPDENGLTPGSTQLSFLRDIDTVDIAVGGGIIGVILFLIFIFILIAAWSNAVNLTDGLDGLAAGSTAIVMGAYTLITFWQFRNSCAEEAVAGCYNVRDPLDLAVLAAAGLGACAGFLWWNASPAKIFMGDTGSLALGGLVAGLSVASRTELLMIIVGALFVMEVASVAIQVAVFKVSGKRVFRMAPFHHHFEKGGWPETTVVVRFWLIAALAALAGVAIFYGDWLAAAGV, from the coding sequence GTGACACAGATCATCATCGCGGGAGTCGTGGCCTTCCTGACGGCCATCTTCCTGACCCCCGGGCTGATCCGGTATTTCTCTTCCGAGGGCATCGGACAAGAGATCCGCGAGGACGGGCCACAGACACACCTGAGCAAACGCGGCACCCCCACCATGGGCGGCATCGCGATCTTGGCCGGCATCACCGTGGCCTACCTCGCCAGCGGCTTTTACGCCATGGCCACCGGCAGCGGCGGATTCACCGCCACCGGTTGGCTGATCCTCGGGCTGACCCTGTCGCTCGGCGCGGTCGGTTTCGCCGACGACTTCATCAAACTGTTCCAGGGCCGTAACCTCGGCCTGAATTCGGGGCAGAAGCTGCTCGCCCAGCTGCTCATCGCGGTCATCTTCGGCCTGCTGATCCTGCAGTTCCCCGATGAAAACGGGCTGACCCCGGGCTCGACGCAGCTGTCGTTCCTCCGCGACATCGACACCGTCGACATCGCCGTCGGCGGCGGGATCATCGGCGTCATCCTCTTCCTGATCTTCATCTTCATCCTCATCGCCGCCTGGTCCAACGCGGTCAACCTGACCGACGGACTCGACGGACTGGCCGCCGGCTCCACCGCCATCGTGATGGGCGCCTACACGCTGATCACCTTCTGGCAGTTCCGCAACTCCTGCGCCGAAGAGGCCGTGGCGGGCTGCTACAACGTCCGCGACCCGCTGGACCTCGCGGTGCTGGCCGCCGCTGGGCTGGGCGCCTGCGCCGGCTTTTTGTGGTGGAACGCCTCCCCCGCGAAAATCTTCATGGGCGACACCGGCTCCCTGGCCCTCGGCGGCCTGGTCGCCGGCTTGTCCGTCGCCTCCCGCACGGAACTGCTCATGATCATCGTCGGCGCCCTGTTCGTCATGGAGGTCGCCTCCGTGGCCATCCAAGTGGCGGTGTTCAAGGTCAGCGGCAAGCGTGTCTTCCGCATGGCCCCCTTCCACCATCACTTCGAGAAGGGCGGTTGGCCGGAGACCACCGTCGTCGTGCGCTTCTGGCTGATCGCCGCCCTGGCCGCCCTGGCCGGCGTGGCCATCTTCTACGGCGACTGGCTCGCCGCGGCGGGGGTGTAG
- a CDS encoding UDP-N-acetylmuramoyl-tripeptide--D-alanyl-D-alanine ligase: protein MIDLTLSQIAELTGGELHNVTDPQARVTGGVEFDSRKLGDGGLFVALPGERVDGHDFAARAVADGAIAVLAARAVDAPAIVVTSADQTDEAVAQAVVDAMSALARHVSTTLTVEHGLRIVGVTGSAGKTSTKDLLAAVLGRAGETVAPPGSFNNEIGHPYTVLRCTGDTDFLVAEMSARGVGHIAHLAGIARPQIGVVLNVGTAHLGEFGSRDNIARAKGELIEALPAAADGGVAILNADDPFVAAMAPRTTARVVTYSAAQPVAPGADYYATDVVLDDVARASFTMHTPAGDPVRVRLRVFGAHQVGNALAAAAAGLESGMSVAQVAEALSEHHAASANRMDVASRSDGLTVINDSYNANPDSMRAGVAALAYTASARRGARAIAVLGEMGELGDDSAAAHERVGDELARFNVSHLVVVGTSPDARAMATSADKQGITTCVAHDVDEAVREVEEILRTPNPDVPQAEADGDVVLVKASNAIGLWHVADALLGRQ from the coding sequence ATGATCGACCTGACTCTCTCCCAGATCGCCGAGCTGACCGGCGGAGAGCTGCACAACGTCACGGACCCGCAGGCGCGGGTCACCGGCGGCGTCGAATTCGACTCCCGCAAGCTCGGCGACGGCGGCCTGTTCGTCGCGCTGCCGGGCGAACGCGTCGACGGCCACGACTTCGCCGCGCGCGCGGTCGCCGACGGCGCCATCGCCGTGTTGGCGGCGCGTGCAGTGGACGCCCCGGCGATCGTCGTCACGTCTGCCGATCAGACTGACGAAGCGGTGGCCCAGGCCGTCGTGGACGCCATGAGCGCCCTGGCCCGGCATGTGTCCACCACGCTGACCGTCGAGCACGGCCTGCGCATCGTGGGCGTCACCGGCTCCGCCGGCAAAACCTCCACCAAGGACCTGCTCGCCGCCGTGCTCGGCCGGGCCGGCGAGACCGTTGCCCCGCCCGGCTCCTTCAACAACGAGATCGGCCACCCCTACACCGTGCTGCGCTGCACCGGCGACACGGACTTTTTGGTCGCGGAGATGTCCGCCCGCGGCGTCGGCCACATCGCGCATCTGGCCGGCATCGCCCGCCCGCAGATCGGCGTGGTGCTCAACGTGGGCACCGCGCACCTGGGCGAATTCGGTTCCCGCGACAACATCGCCCGCGCCAAGGGCGAGCTGATCGAGGCGCTGCCCGCGGCCGCGGACGGCGGGGTGGCCATCCTCAACGCCGACGACCCCTTCGTCGCGGCCATGGCCCCGCGCACGACGGCGCGCGTGGTCACCTACTCCGCCGCCCAGCCCGTCGCCCCGGGGGCGGACTACTACGCCACGGACGTCGTCCTCGACGACGTCGCCCGCGCCTCCTTCACCATGCACACCCCGGCCGGCGACCCCGTGCGGGTGCGCCTGCGGGTCTTCGGCGCGCACCAGGTCGGCAACGCCCTGGCCGCCGCGGCCGCCGGCCTCGAATCCGGCATGAGCGTGGCGCAGGTGGCCGAGGCGCTGTCCGAGCACCACGCGGCGTCGGCCAACCGCATGGACGTGGCCAGCCGTTCCGACGGCCTCACCGTCATCAACGACTCCTACAACGCCAACCCGGACTCCATGCGCGCCGGCGTCGCCGCGCTGGCCTACACCGCCTCCGCCCGCCGCGGCGCCCGCGCGATCGCGGTCCTCGGTGAAATGGGTGAACTCGGCGACGACTCCGCCGCCGCGCACGAACGCGTCGGCGACGAGCTGGCCCGCTTCAACGTCAGCCACCTCGTGGTCGTGGGAACCTCTCCCGACGCCCGCGCCATGGCCACCTCGGCGGACAAGCAGGGTATAACTACTTGCGTCGCCCACGACGTCGACGAGGCCGTCCGGGAGGTCGAGGAGATCCTGCGCACCCCCAACCCGGATGTGCCGCAGGCCGAGGCCGACGGCGACGTCGTGTTGGTCAAGGCCTCCAACGCCATCGGCCTGTGGCACGTGGCGGACGCTCTCCTCGGCCGGCAATGA
- a CDS encoding UDP-N-acetylmuramoyl-L-alanyl-D-glutamate--2,6-diaminopimelate ligase, with amino-acid sequence MAGTTPGQHQPPTLARLAELAGARIVGESPSALAAPVTAVDLDSTKLEPGALFAAVPGTRVHGASYAFDSPAGAILTDEDGLALLGQTDERRPILVVEDVRRVLGAVAAEVYGHPTRRMTVIGVTGTSGKTTTTYLLERGLMAAGHKVGLIGTTGTRIDGREVPTTLTTPEATTLQRLFKDMADDGITHVVMEVSSHALELGRVGAVEFDAAGFTNLSQDHLDFHPTMDDYFEAKALFFDPASAIRARRAVVCVDDEWGQTMARRAGDAMKVATRGQAGLGPEDVTARQLSQDATGAQRIALTRGERTLEVDLPLPGDFNIANAAVAVGLAAAVDVDLAAFTRGLEQVAVPGRMEAIAEGQDFTAVVDYAHKPAAVAAVLDTLRAQSGGGRVGIALGAGGDRDASKRAVMGAEAARRADLVIVTDDNPRTEEPAPIRAAVVAGAREVGSGAEIREIADRAEAIEALVAWARPGDTVVVTGKGHEIGQIVGSETRHFDDREEVRRALTERATQEKGQ; translated from the coding sequence ATGGCAGGCACCACTCCGGGCCAGCATCAGCCCCCGACCCTGGCCCGCCTGGCAGAGCTCGCCGGGGCCCGCATCGTCGGCGAGTCGCCGTCGGCGCTGGCCGCGCCGGTCACGGCCGTCGACCTCGACTCCACGAAGCTGGAGCCGGGTGCGCTGTTCGCCGCGGTGCCCGGCACCCGCGTCCACGGCGCCTCCTACGCCTTCGACTCGCCCGCCGGCGCGATCCTCACGGACGAAGACGGCCTGGCGCTGCTCGGCCAGACGGACGAGCGCCGGCCGATCTTGGTCGTCGAGGACGTCCGCCGCGTGCTGGGCGCCGTGGCCGCGGAGGTCTACGGGCACCCGACCCGCCGCATGACGGTCATCGGCGTGACCGGCACCTCCGGCAAGACCACCACCACCTACCTGCTGGAGCGCGGCCTGATGGCCGCCGGGCACAAGGTCGGGTTGATCGGCACGACCGGCACGCGCATCGATGGCCGTGAGGTGCCCACCACGCTGACCACCCCGGAGGCCACCACGCTGCAGCGGCTGTTCAAGGACATGGCCGACGACGGTATCACCCACGTGGTGATGGAGGTGTCTTCGCACGCGCTGGAGCTGGGTCGGGTGGGCGCGGTGGAGTTCGACGCCGCCGGGTTCACGAACCTGTCGCAGGACCACCTCGACTTCCACCCGACGATGGACGATTACTTCGAGGCCAAGGCGTTGTTCTTCGACCCGGCTTCGGCCATCCGCGCTCGCCGGGCCGTGGTGTGCGTCGACGACGAGTGGGGCCAAACGATGGCGCGGCGCGCCGGTGACGCGATGAAGGTGGCCACCCGGGGCCAGGCGGGGTTGGGCCCAGAGGACGTCACCGCCCGCCAGCTTTCGCAGGACGCCACCGGCGCGCAACGCATTGCCCTCACCCGCGGGGAGCGGACACTGGAGGTCGACCTGCCGCTGCCGGGTGACTTCAACATCGCCAACGCCGCCGTGGCGGTCGGTCTGGCGGCCGCCGTCGACGTCGACCTCGCCGCCTTTACCCGGGGGTTGGAGCAGGTGGCGGTCCCGGGCCGGATGGAGGCCATCGCGGAGGGGCAGGACTTCACCGCCGTGGTCGACTACGCCCATAAGCCGGCGGCGGTGGCCGCGGTGCTGGACACGTTGCGCGCGCAGAGCGGCGGCGGCCGGGTGGGCATCGCCCTCGGCGCGGGCGGTGACCGCGACGCCTCGAAGCGTGCGGTCATGGGCGCCGAAGCCGCCCGCCGCGCCGACCTGGTGATCGTGACGGACGACAACCCGCGCACCGAAGAACCCGCGCCGATCCGGGCCGCGGTCGTCGCCGGCGCCCGCGAGGTCGGCTCCGGGGCGGAGATCCGCGAGATCGCCGACCGGGCCGAGGCCATCGAGGCGCTCGTGGCCTGGGCCCGGCCCGGTGACACGGTCGTGGTCACCGGCAAGGGCCATGAGATCGGTCAGATCGTCGGGTCCGAGACCCGCCATTTCGATGACCGTGAGGAAGTGCGTCGCGCCCTGACCGAGCGCGCGACCCAGGAGAAGGGGCAGTAA